The genomic segment GTAGTTACCAGATCACTCCCAGAAATGGCTCTTCAGTCAGGCTGTGCGTCACAATTATCAGAGGTGTTCTTTAAGAATTAAGACTGAGTCAGgattgttaaccacagagccacgaagggaactccaagaattaagGTTCCTAGGCATCATTCCCCCAGAACTACTAAAAGGagaatttcactccttttttatCCCTTTGATCTTTGTACATCCAAAAATTTATTGTGACATATTTCTCTACATACTTGGATATTTCTCTACATACTTACCACATAGGTAGATAAGATAGGTTGCTCATCTTGCATGCTCTCATTGTTTTGTTGCTTATACCAGCATATCTACATGTTTAATTGGTACAAGAAGTTGAATTACCatgcagcatttttttaaagaccaatTTCTCATTGGTTTCCATAAAACCATTTCTAGGAAGTTAGGTCAAGACTGTCAGTATCATAGAATTTTTGAAAAGGAAGGGGTTAGCCAGCCCCTTCTCTGCCTTGGTGCCGTTATCTTACAGAGGAGAGGTCAAATTCTGAGGGAGCTAAAGGGGAACACCATGTCTTTTATTGCAGAGAGCAGCAGAGCCAGAAGTAAACCCCATGTTTTCTAACTCCATGCACTTCCTTCTCCATAACTAAACAGGTTATCACACCagaaattatttgaataaaatatcaggctggatttttttttataattagatgaaattatttttttaaattggaagtatagttgatttacagtgtttcagatgtacagactggattttaaggaagaaaaaaaattagttcttaaCAATATCACCAACAAAACCATCTTTTTGCTTAGTCCTCACATCCATGGCAAAACACCATGTATGCTTATAAAAAtctgtttaaggagttcccatcatggcacagcagaaacaaatccaactaggaaccatgaggttgccagtttgatccatggtctcgctcagtgggctaaggatctggtgttgccgtgagctgtggtgtaggtggcagacatggcttggatctggcgtggctgtggctgtgactgtggtataggccggtggctacagctgggatttcacccctagcctgggaacctccatatgctgcaggtgcagccctaaaaagacaaaaataaataaataaaaatctgtttaaaagGACAGTAAGCTGCCTCAGATACTGAGTGTGACATCTCAGTGCCTTGAAAATAattgagagggagttcccattgtggctcagcaggttaaggatctgactagtatccatgaggatacgggttcaatccctggccttgctcagtaggttaaaggatccagcattgccatgagctgtggtataggtcacaaatgcagctcagatctgttgttgcagcagctgtggtgtaagctggcagctgcagctctgattcagccccaaacctgggaacttccatgtgcctcagacaaagcccgtttaaaaaaaaaaaaaaaaagaaaaagaaagaaagaaagaaaaaataatcgaGAACTTCAGCAAAGATTGACCTGAGTAAAAGCCTGTGTTATTTTACTTCCCTTCTGTCTCTTCCTTAATGAAGAATGTTTATTCACTATGATGAAGTTAGGGATTGCTAGCATATTGAAATTTAAGATTCTGGCATATGTTaataaatttctggagttctcttcgttgctcagaggttaatgaatccgactaggaaccatcaggttgcgggttcgatccctggccttgctcagtgggttaaggatctggggttgccgtgagctatggtgtaggttgcagacctggctcggatcctgcgttgctgtggctgtggtgtaggccggcggctacagctccaattagacccctagcttgggaacctccatatgccgcaggagcagccctagaaaaggcaaaaaaaaagacaaaaaaaaagcagaagtccCGTTTATCCCCTTTCTCcctttgtgaccttggataagtcacttCACCATTATgaaccttagttttctcatctgtaaaatgagagtgcTGAATTTGATGATCTCAagctttctttgtttgttttggcttcacctgtggcattcagaagttcccaaactcatgccacagcagtgacactgccaggtccctaacctgctgagccacaagggaacttcctgaaaaCTTTCATGTCCCTAACTTCACTCTACCCAGGTTCTGGTCATTTGCTATCACAGACTGTCTGCATTGGAGTAAATCTTGTGCAAATATCATTTCACAACTATGCCAGGAAACCTAAAGAATAAAACCCCCAGGCTGGACTGCTGAGTGTGTACGTTTGTGACTTTGATACTTAATTATCAAAATGTCCTTTGGAGGGGGGACTgataccaatttatactcccaagCCGTGTGTGTTGCCAGGCTTTGGGTTTTTCCAGTGTTAACAGGGAGAAAATGGTACCTCAGCATagttttgatttaaatattttatatgttatactGCTTTTTTTCAGTTTATCAATATTTGACATTTCCTATTAACTTCCTTATATCATAGATGAGATTTAGCTCTTTTTTATGTTATATCCCCCATAATGCCCATCTTCCCAAGAATTTATCTCAGTCACATCAGCAATTAATGCTTATGTTGCTTTGACTTCATAATTCTTTTTCCTGCAAACAGTATACTATGAttacagttcctttttttttaatcccttttctAAAACTAATACctgctttttaaagtatattttatttagggttttttttttccttttttaaaagttttattaaagtatggttgatttacaatgttgagataacttctgctgtacaacaaagtgattcagttatacatatacacacacccactctttttcagattcttttcccatatagattatcacagaatattgggtagagttccctgtgctatacagcaggtctctgctggcagtcattccatataccacagtgtacatatgccaatcccaacagaggtatttgaaaattgaaaatatgaggGCAGAAATGAATAAGTCAAAACAAGATTTGGAAGACAAAGTCAGCAATTCTCCCACCGAATTgggcaaaaaagcaaacaaatgggaAATacggaaaaaaggaaagagtccAAGAGATCTGATagaaatttctgaaaagaaaaaagaagtgcatAGAGAAGATAAAGTCACGAAcaagataattttcaaaaatttgcaaATCTAGCGTATATGAATTCCCACTGAAAAGGGATTCATACATAGAGTGCCCAACATTATGGAAGGAAACAGAGCCCATCAAAGTACCTATCTATGAAATGAGAGAGGAACATTGACCAGGTGAGAgagagagctgcagctgaggcctccaccacagccatagcaacatgagatccttctTAGCCACTCCTGCAACTTAAGCTGCAACTTGTGACAATTCCGGaccctcactcagggggttacactgagtgaggccagggattgaacccacatcctcatggatgctatgttgagttcttagccacaacaggaactccataaatttgaCAGAGAAAATTTGAGCTCAAAGTTAAACAAAATGTTCTATAAGAAAGCAAAAGTGATCATAGTATATTGGAttgtcagaaaaaaatcaaaattttactgAGTTGAAaggatgtgagtgtgtgtgtggtgtgtatgtgtatgtgtgtagtggGGGTAGAGAAAGGATTGTGAAAAGATACAAATCCTCATATTCCAAAAAGTGGAGTCGACCGATCATTTCAATGGGAAAATATAGGTACATGTATAGACAGGTTATACAGAGATTCTGGGGTAAATGGTAAAATATCAATTTGAAAAACTCAAAGTGGTTGCCTAGTGGAAGTAGGAAGTGGGATGATAGAAGCTTTAGAACCATTTGATACTTTGAGCATTGTGCCAGCATTTCCGTAAATATAAACTTCAGGTAAAGGGaggaatgaaaaagtgaaaaatgaaaaaatctggcagactataagaaaaaaaaatgctgcaccTTTCTCTATGGCTTGAGTATGCAGCAATTAAGCTATGTCATATTTataagaaaagacattttaaaaattaaatgtacacATAAAGAAATTATGCACAAATGCACTGGCCTAGCCAGCCAATGGTAGAGTGATGATACTATTATTAGCAGCAGGTTTGGGACAAGTTTGAGAAAGCAACCTTCTTCTTCCTTTAGTTTTATCATGGGATTAtagctcttttccttttaaaatagtttagagATAGAGAAAATTTGTCAACACCGTAAATACTACCCTCCTCTCTttctaaagtatattttatttagggttttctttctttccattctgttttACAGAGTTTTGGTTGATTTGGTTAAatattggttttcttttatatatcAACAGTTGATTCAGcttgtctgttttattctttgtcaTTTGCTATTTcttatatatcatttttcttaaataatttaaattttcatctgCTACAGCACATTGCTGAGTAATTGTTTCAGTAATTGTTTAAATCCTTCCTTATCTGAAAAAGTGTCTATTCCTCCTACTGAAATGGCTGATTTGCTGGGTATAGAATAGAATATTAATTTCACAATCTTTTACCTCCAAAATTACAAGTTTTTACTCAGTTATCTTCAGGTAAACAATATTGCTGTTTAGTAGTTTATTATCAGTATAATTCTCATTTATATTTACATCTAACTTGGCTTTTCTATCTGGGTTCctttttgagttttttggtttttgctttttgctttttgcttttcatggctgcacctgtgacacatggaagttcccaggctgggggttgaattggagcggcagctgcccacctatgccacagccacagcaacatgggatccttaacccactgagctgggccaggaatccaactcacatattcatggatactcatcaggttcataacccactgagccacaacaggaactcttagtcTGAGTGCTTTTAGCATTTTTCTAAGTTTGTCTTCCCTTGAAGTCCTAAGGTTTCACACACAGTTTTTTAGCATTTAGTGAGCCCTGAATCTTGAATTCTAGGAAACTTTCTTGTTTCTGTCCTTTGATCATTCCTTCATTCTACCTCCACTATATTCATCAGACTCCAAGATGGACTTTTGCCCACTGccacagcatgtaaaagttcccaggccaaggatcagcaacccaagccacagcagtgacaataccatatccttaacctgctgagccaccagggaactcaagtgAGCTTTTGCTTTTATCTATCTGCCTACCCTTTTACTCTGCATTCCCTCAATCTTCCATCTTAGTCAGATGTCCATTTTACTATTCAACCCATCTAGATTGCAGGCCTTAGAATCAGACTGCCTGATATTTGTATTATGACACAAGTTACTTAGTCATTTCAACCTTGGTTTCTTCTAATGTAGAATGGGTATTCTAATAGTTCCTCTCACACAAGGTCATGCAGCCAGTGCCTTAGTGCTTCAAATGGGCTCAGTAGATGTTAAATATTATGATTATCATCTTTTTCAatccttttattaattttgaagAATTCTGATTCTTCATAGcagtgtatttatatttttattttattagagttaCTGGTTCTTTTAAGATGTGATATCCTCTAAGATTTCTCTGGGGTTTTAATTATGagccttttaaaatctatttcctcTGTTTATTGTTTCTTGAGTTTGTGCCTCTTTATTATAGTTTCCtgctttttttgtctccttttttttgtctttttttttttttttttggctgcatccacagcatatggaagtttccgggccagggattgaatctgagctagaacttcagcctacaccacagctgccacaatgccacatccttaacccactgctccaggccagggattgaaccagcacctccacagggacaaactggatcattaacccactgtgccacagcaggaactcacactccatatattattataattgtctttttttttttttccccaaaagtccTACGTTCACAGTATGATGCTAGAGGGTACATCCTCAGCTGATGTTCAACCCTCTTTGGTGCATACATGTTCTACTTACAGGGGACATCTCTGCTGACTGGGCTTGGGATGGATCTAATAAGAATCCAGATGGTGAGTGATGCAGACCCCTTTTCTGAGGTTGCCTCTTCGGACTGGTAAGTAATCTGGGGCATCCCTGCATCAGTCTCCAGCTCTGGGATGTCCTCCTTATCAGAAATTCTACTTCACAGGTTACCTAGAGGCTTTACCCTGGGCACATGTGGAGTCGGTTGCTCCTTTTGTACCTCAGTCCTGTCATTGTGCAGGTTTGGCATTACCTCACCTTCTGCTTCACTCTTCAGCCCAGATAATACCATTAGGAGTCCCCCTTTGGCagaccatttattttatttttgaagcttTATAGGGGGCCACTAATCTTAGCCACCTAATGAGAGTGGTACTGCTAATGGCAACAACTAGTTGAACCATTACAAATGCCTAACATGATTTAATAAACTTGTTTCCAGGATAAACCTGTCTTACTTCATAATTGTTGATTCTGAACTTGGAATTTGAATTTCTAGGACTTTTGAGAAGCTCTCCTACATCTTCGGGAGCCTCTTCCTGTACATAATTTGAGCtgtgcatttgatttttttctagtttctcccTCAGACCTCATTCATCTGCTCTTTATCATCTAGGAATtccttagcattttctttttttttttttttgtctttttgccatttcttgggccactcctgcggcacatggagattcccaggctaggggtctaatcggagctgcagctgccagcctacgccagagccacagcaacgcgggatccgagcagtatctgcgacctacaccacagctcacagcaatgccggatcgttaacccactgagcaagggcagggatcgaacctgcaacctcatggttcttagtcggattcgttaaccactgcgccacaacgggaactccattccttaGCATTTTTATTCTGGTAatggcaaccttttttttttcccaagactaCTGTGAATTGGGAGGGGGGTGTCATTTAGTGTAATATAAGAGTCTTTACCATAATTGTTTGACTAACACATCTTCCTTGAGTTACAGCGGGGTTATCCCCATAAACCCAtggtaaattaaaaatactattaagtcaaaaatgtatataatacatctaacctaccaaacatcatagcttagcctgACCTACCTTAATTATGCTCAGAACACTTTACATTAGCCTAAGTTatgcaaaatcatctaacacaaagcctattttataattgTATTGGATATCTCATGAAATTCATCAAATACTGTGCtcaaagtgaaaaacagaatggttatAAGCATATTgcttggagctgtggctgctgccactgcccagcatcatgAGAGAGTACTGTACAGCATATCGCtagcccaggaaaagatcaaaatttaaaGTACTCTTTCTATTAAATGAATATCACTTTCACACCACCTTAAGGTCAAAAAATCGTAAGTTGAGCCATTGTAAGTCAGAGACCATGTCTAGTAAGTCTAAAATCTGTATTACTAGCACAGTAATCTCCCAAGAGTACCAGACCCATGTATCTCACTGCTTACTGAATGGTGCAAACATGTTCCACCAGAACCGCAAATTAAACAAGTCAGATTCTGagtttgttctctctctcccttccccagtccAGACTTGGGAGATTAAGACTCCCCATCTTGTGATACAGCATgcttatatctagtcactcaagCAAAGAACTTGTGGATTCTTGGTGCCTCCTTCTGAGTTTAGTCAGTCATCATATGATTTAGAATgaatctcttttctctccatAGCCATCCTCCTTATCACTTTTCTTCTGATCTCCTCTGTCCTTACCTTAAAGTCTTGCTCATTTCTGATGTGGTTATAATCACAAAGTCAGTCTTTCACTCTTGATTGTAATCCTTTAATAGTTTTACATCTCTGAGGGGAATATCTGAGTATACACCAAGCCCTTTGTTTTCGCTTCTGTCTTCCTCTCCAGGCGTAGTCTTTGTCACTGCTccctgttttatttccttcacaaaaaaactatatatagctTTCCTGAACATGTCATATTTTCTctccacatttcatttttttccttatatttaccCCCAGAAATCTTCGCTAAGGTTTGAGTTGAATGTCCCTACTCTGTGCTCCCATGACTGGCTGTGCAAGCATTTACAGTAGCATTTATATGGTATTATCATGCTGActtatttatctttcttcccAGTAAACTCTAGCTTGTCAGACAAAaggatttctattttcttctttgtattccCAGCACCTATTAGATTACCAGTTAAAtgcaaatttaattaaaataaaataaaatgaggagttcccgtcgtggcgcagtggttaatgaatccgactaggaactatgaggttgcgggttcgatccctgcccttgctcagtgggttaacgatctggcgttgccatgagctgtggtgtaggttgcagacgtggctcagatctggcgttgctgtggctctggcgtaggccaggggctacagctccgattggacccctagcctgggagcctgggaacctccatatgctgcaggagcggcccaaagaaatagcgaaaagaccaaaaaaataaaaataaaatgaaatgttatttgTGGCAAGGATGTGGGAGCATAGCCTTCTGCAGGGTTAGAGTATGAATGCTTTTATGGCTATGCTTTAAACGTCTGTCTTGTGTACCCAAGCCCTCTCCCTTCCTAACATTAGCCCAAAGGACATGACTATAAGGACAAGACTGCATTTTTTCCTAGTTATCTTAGGCACCCcagttttgaaattttgaatttaCCCTTTGTTATCTCTGAATTCTCTTTGTTCCCTAGGAGACTTGAATGAAAATTCTGTGGAGAATCAAGAGAAAGGACTTAGGTTATCTATCACCTGAAGAGCTTTCCACCTGGCAAATTTTGGAAGAGATGGCCAGTACAGTAACTGGGAGTCAGGATTAAATTGTGAATCTTCAAGGGGAGGTGTATAGGAACCCTGAACTAGATCTTTCCACCTGTCAGAAGTAGGGAGAACATCTTCTCATTTTTCCAGAAACAAGAACAGTGTGGTGACTCTTCAaagtgatgatttaaaaaaacatggaaagtgaagaatatttgtctttgaaaGTCCCAAGCCAAATGGCCACACAGAACTCCTCAGTGACATTCTGTAAAAATGAGCCCCAGGACCCTCAGGAAAGCAAAAGTCTGTTTGTAACTGAAGAAAGCACTGAGAGGAAAATGACAGAGGGAAAAAGTCCTCCCATTGACCATTGTTCAGAGAAATTTCAGAATAAACTTGAGTCTAATGTAACAGAAATGGTCTCGCCACTGTTCAGAGGTGAGACATTCTGCCAGATTGGCCAGTTGAAAGAATCCTTGGATCCCTCTGACTGTAACCACAAAGACGTTTGTGGTTGGAAATCACGGCTTGTCAGTCATAGTCATGAGAGAGCTCATATAGAGGAGAAGCCCTGTACCCATTATGACTGTGGGAAAATGTGTAGCACCAGCCTCAGTGGTCACCCAGGTGAGAAAGTTCACACTGCAGAGAAACTATACAGATGTAGTCAGTGCGGTAGGGACTTCAGTGAGCGCTCAGAGCTAGTCCTTCATCAGAGAGACCACACAGAGGAAAAGCCCTTCAGATGTGATCACTGTGGGAAGGGCTTCACGAGAAGCTCAAGTCTCCTCATCCACCGCGAAGTCCATGCAGATGAGAAGCCTTATAAGTGCGACAAGTGTGG from the Phacochoerus africanus isolate WHEZ1 chromosome 15, ROS_Pafr_v1, whole genome shotgun sequence genome contains:
- the ZNF239 gene encoding zinc finger protein 239, producing MESEEYLSLKVPSQMATQNSSVTFCKNEPQDPQESKSLFVTEESTERKMTEGKSPPIDHCSEKFQNKLESNVTEMVSPLFRGETFCQIGQLKESLDPSDCNHKDVCGWKSRLVSHSHERAHIEEKPCTHYDCGKMCSTSLSGHPGEKVHTAEKLYRCSQCGRDFSERSELVLHQRDHTEEKPFRCDHCGKGFTRSSSLLIHREVHADEKPYKCDKCGKGFTRSSSLLIHHSVHTGEKPYKCDKCGKGFTQSSKLHIHQRVHTGEKPYECGECGMSFSQRSNLHIHQRIHTGERPYKCGECGKGFSQSSNLHIHRCTHTGEKPYQCYECGKGFSQSSDLRIHLRVHTGEKPYHCGKCGKGFSQSSKLLIHQRVHTGEKPYECSKCGKGFSQSSNLHIHQRVHRKDPH